A region from the Triticum aestivum cultivar Chinese Spring chromosome 3D, IWGSC CS RefSeq v2.1, whole genome shotgun sequence genome encodes:
- the LOC123078524 gene encoding AAA-ATPase At3g50940, with protein sequence MASYDKAMESYKKAVTTAASLAASAMLVRGVVNELVPYEVRDLLFSGMGYLRSHMSSQHTIIIEETEGWANNQLYDAARAYLATRINTDMQRLRVSRVDETKSMMFSMEEGEEMADVHEGTEFKWRLVCRDNSSASSSNTNGRGGSGNFKLEVRSFEMSFHRKHKDKALTSYLPHILAVAKKIKEQNRTLKIYMNEGESWFAIDLHHPSTFSTLAMDHKLKQSVMDDLERFVKRKEYYKKIGKAWKRGYLLYGPPGTGKSSMIAAMANYLKFDVYDLELTEVNWNSTLRRLLIGMTNRSILVIEDIDCTVELQQREEGQEGTKSNPSEDKVTLSGLLNFVDGLWSTSGEERIIIFTTNYKERLDPALLRPGRMDMHIHMGYCCPESFRILASNYHSIDHHATYPEIEELIKEVMVTPAEVAEVLMRNEETDVALKGLIQFLKRKKDGAGKPENVDQVAKEEEQEKEMMTKSDVPDNEDQQDGSKE encoded by the exons atggcctcCTACGACAAGGCCATGGAGTCGTACAAGAAGGCCGTCACCACGGCGGCCTCCCTCGCGGCGTCCGCGATGCTGGTGCGGGGCGTCGTCAACGAGCTGGTGCCCTACGAGGTGCGTgacctgctcttctccggcatggGCTACCTTCGCTCGCACATGTCCTCCCAGCACACCATCATCATAGAGGAGACCGAGGGGTGGGCCAACAACCAGCTCTACGACGCCGCGCGGGCGTACCTGGCGACGCGGATCAACACCGACATGCAGCGCCTCCGGGTCAGCCGCGTCGACGAGACCAAGAGCATGATGTTCAGCATGGAGGAGGGCGAAGAGATGGCCGATGTCCATGAGGGCACCGAGTTCAAGTGGCGCCTTGTCTGCCGGGACAACTCCAGCGCCAGCAGCAGCAACACCAACGGCCGTGGCGGCAGCGGCAATTTCAAGCTTGAGGTCCGGTCCTTCGAGATGAGCTTCCACAGGAAGCACAAGGACAAAGCACTTACCTCCTACCTCCCTCACATCCTCGCCGTGGCCAAGAAAATCAAAGAGCAGAACAGGACGCTCAAGATCTACATGAACGAAGGTGAGTCATGGTTTGCCATTGATCTCCACCACCCATCAACCTTCAGCACGCTTGCCATGGATCACAAGCTCAAGCAGTCAGTCATGGATGATCTCGAGAGGTTTGTCAAGAGAAAGGAATACTACAAGAAGATCGGCAAGGCATGGAAACGAGGGTACCTGCTGTATGGCCCACCTGGGACTGGCAAGTCAAGCATGATTGCAGCAATGGCCAATTACCTCAAATTTGATGTATATGATCTTGAGCTCACTGAGGTCAACTGGAACTCAACACTTCGGAGGTTGCTCATCGGGATGACCAACCGGTCAATTCTTGTCATTGAGGACATCGACTGCACTGTCGAGCTGCAACAGCGGGAGGAAGGTCAGGAGGGCACCAAATCCAACCCTTCAGAGGACAAG GTGACACTATCCGGGCTACTCAACTTCGTTGATGGGCTTTGGTCAACAAGTGGGGAGGAGAGGATAATTATCTTCACAACAAACTACAAAGAAAGGCTCGATCCTGCGCTTCTGCGCCCTGGCAGGATGGACATGCACATTCACATGGGGTACTGCTGCCCAGAGTCGTTCCGAATCTTGGCCTCCAACTACCACTCTATAGATCACCATGCCACATACCCGGAGATAGAAGAATTGATCAAGGAGGTCATGGTGACTCCAGCAGAGGTCGCAGAGGTGCTCATGAGGAATGAAGAGACGGACGTCGCACTCAAAGGTCTTATCCAGTTCCTCAAGAGAAAGAAAGATGGCGCTGGCAAACCGGAAAATGTGGACCAGGTGGCGAAGGAGGAAGAACAAGAGAAGGAGATGATGACGAAAAGTGATGTCCCAGATAATGAAGATCAGCAAGATGGGAGCAAAGAATGA